The Kitasatospora setae KM-6054 genome contains a region encoding:
- a CDS encoding DUF5709 domain-containing protein, giving the protein MTDPDAQDPLPAEDDGVLDPADSLETDDLDDDPLETGIVTADGYRGATEYGTTAAEAATGESLDRLLAEEEPDTPAPDVDDRWSGGPGPRAGRLVEAGTDLFAEDGGADGGAAGAEEAAVHLTDEDADEAAEFDDGDDEESLADALRFTAADDLRDADPDAGDDYR; this is encoded by the coding sequence GTGACCGATCCCGACGCCCAGGACCCGCTGCCCGCCGAGGACGACGGCGTCCTCGACCCGGCGGACTCGCTGGAGACCGACGATTTGGACGACGACCCGTTGGAGACCGGCATCGTCACCGCCGACGGCTACCGCGGCGCCACCGAGTACGGCACCACCGCCGCCGAGGCCGCCACCGGGGAGTCCCTGGACCGGCTGCTCGCCGAGGAGGAGCCCGACACGCCTGCCCCAGACGTCGACGACCGCTGGTCCGGCGGCCCGGGCCCCCGGGCCGGACGGCTGGTGGAGGCGGGGACGGACCTGTTCGCCGAGGACGGCGGCGCGGACGGCGGCGCGGCGGGCGCCGAGGAGGCCGCCGTCCACCTCACCGACGAGGACGCCGACGAGGCCGCCGAGTTCGACGACGGCGACGACGAGGAGTCCCTGGCCGACGCGCTGCGGTTCACGGCGGCGGACGACCTGCGCGACGCCGACCCGGACGCCGGGGACGACTACCGCTGA
- a CDS encoding 2-hydroxyacid dehydrogenase, giving the protein MEILAYGVLSDERPLLQDALEQHRLRMLDVFLTADTAPLAAGFPVVSSSVNDTLDAGVLSLLAAGGTKLIAQRSTGFNNIDLTAAAELGLTVARVSYYSPYAVAEHAWTLALAVNRRLTRATTRSREFDFRLDGLMGRDIHGMTVGVIGTGKIGECFARIAAGFGTELLGWDVAENPACLELGMTYTELPELLSRADLVSLHVPLLPATHHLIDAAALARMKDDAILVNSSRGGLVDSTALVETLRAGRLSGVGLDVYEEETGVFFTDQSIQGVTDDTLARLVTFPQVLVTSHQAYYTRTAVGQIIDATARNIDDFAAGRTSENTLVPKS; this is encoded by the coding sequence ATGGAGATCCTCGCCTACGGCGTCCTGTCCGACGAACGCCCGCTGCTCCAGGACGCGCTGGAACAGCACCGGCTGCGCATGCTGGACGTCTTCCTCACCGCCGACACCGCCCCGCTGGCCGCCGGCTTCCCGGTCGTCTCCAGCAGCGTCAACGACACCCTGGACGCCGGGGTGCTGTCGCTGCTCGCGGCCGGCGGCACCAAGCTGATCGCCCAGCGGTCCACCGGTTTCAACAACATCGACCTGACCGCGGCCGCCGAACTCGGCCTGACCGTCGCCCGGGTCTCCTACTACAGCCCGTACGCGGTCGCCGAGCACGCCTGGACCCTCGCCCTCGCCGTCAACCGCCGGCTCACCCGGGCCACCACCCGCTCCCGCGAGTTCGACTTCCGGCTCGACGGCCTGATGGGCCGCGACATCCACGGCATGACCGTCGGCGTGATCGGCACCGGTAAGATCGGCGAGTGCTTCGCCCGGATCGCGGCGGGCTTCGGCACCGAACTCCTCGGCTGGGACGTCGCGGAGAACCCCGCCTGCCTGGAACTCGGCATGACCTACACCGAACTCCCCGAACTCCTCTCCCGCGCCGACCTGGTGAGCCTGCACGTCCCCCTGCTGCCGGCCACCCACCACCTGATCGACGCCGCCGCGCTGGCCCGGATGAAGGACGACGCGATCCTGGTCAACTCCAGCCGCGGCGGCCTGGTCGACAGCACCGCCCTGGTCGAGACCCTGCGCGCCGGCCGCCTCTCCGGCGTCGGCCTCGACGTCTACGAGGAGGAGACCGGCGTCTTCTTCACCGACCAGTCGATCCAGGGCGTCACCGACGACACCCTCGCCCGCCTCGTCACCTTCCCCCAGGTCCTGGTCACCAGCCACCAGGCCTACTACACCCGCACCGCCGTCGGCCAGATCATCGACGCCACCGCCCGCAACATCGACGACTTCGCCGCCGGCCGCACCAGCGAGAACACCCTGGTGCCGAAGAGCTGA
- a CDS encoding AfsA-related hotdog domain-containing protein, whose amino-acid sequence MIASCVLRAPDGRVVADGETTAGVLEGTLYRNWRGAGVVRAGQLPTAPGEPRARAGRVRSRPENQVLARIGREDGGAHAVLRLSGPHPYLLPASADHVTGRLFAEATRQLVLGACAPDGNGVRTLHLSFPRLCTLDAPVRVRAVPCPRSPASARWRVLFSQAGATVCTGRVETGV is encoded by the coding sequence GTGATCGCCTCCTGCGTCCTCCGGGCGCCGGACGGACGGGTGGTGGCGGACGGCGAGACGACCGCGGGGGTCCTGGAGGGCACCCTCTACCGGAACTGGCGGGGAGCCGGAGTCGTCCGGGCCGGACAGCTGCCGACCGCCCCGGGCGAACCCCGTGCCCGCGCGGGGCGGGTCAGGTCCCGGCCGGAGAACCAGGTCCTGGCTCGGATCGGGCGGGAGGACGGGGGCGCCCATGCCGTGCTGCGCCTGTCCGGTCCGCACCCCTACCTGCTGCCCGCGTCCGCCGACCACGTGACCGGGCGGCTGTTCGCGGAGGCGACCCGGCAGCTCGTGCTCGGTGCGTGCGCGCCGGACGGCAACGGAGTGCGAACGCTGCACCTGTCGTTCCCCCGGCTGTGCACCCTGGACGCCCCCGTGCGGGTGCGCGCCGTTCCGTGCCCGCGGTCACCGGCGTCCGCCCGATGGCGCGTCCTCTTCTCCCAGGCGGGCGCCACCGTGTGCACCGGGCGCGTCGAGACGGGGGTCTGA
- a CDS encoding alpha/beta fold hydrolase yields MPHCTTRDGVEIFYKDWGSGRPVVFIHGWPLNGDAWQDQLKAVADAGYRGIAHDRRGHGRSTPVWDGYDFDTFADDLNDLLTSLDLRDVTLVAHSMGGGELARYIGRHGTGRVRSAVLLSAIPPLMLQGPDNPEGVPESVFDGIKAGIVNERSQFWKDTAVGFLSANRPGTKATEGNKDAFWYMAMAETIQGGVACVDAFAYTDFHEDLKKFDIPLLVVHGDDDQVVPIDATGRKTAKLVPGAVLKVYEGGSHGIAVVPGDKERFNQDLLDFLKT; encoded by the coding sequence ATGCCCCACTGCACCACCCGCGACGGCGTGGAGATTTTCTACAAGGACTGGGGGAGCGGCCGCCCGGTCGTCTTCATCCACGGCTGGCCGCTGAACGGCGACGCCTGGCAGGACCAGCTGAAGGCCGTCGCCGACGCCGGCTACCGCGGCATCGCCCACGACCGGCGCGGCCACGGCCGCTCCACCCCGGTCTGGGACGGCTACGACTTCGACACCTTCGCCGACGACCTGAACGACCTGCTGACCAGCCTCGACCTGCGCGACGTCACGCTCGTCGCGCACTCGATGGGCGGCGGCGAGCTGGCCCGCTACATCGGCCGGCACGGCACCGGCCGGGTCCGCTCCGCCGTGCTGCTCTCCGCCATCCCGCCGCTGATGCTCCAGGGCCCGGACAACCCCGAGGGCGTCCCGGAGTCCGTCTTCGACGGCATCAAGGCCGGGATCGTCAACGAGCGCTCGCAGTTCTGGAAGGACACCGCGGTCGGGTTCCTGTCCGCGAACCGGCCCGGCACCAAGGCCACCGAGGGCAACAAGGACGCCTTCTGGTACATGGCGATGGCCGAGACCATCCAGGGCGGCGTCGCCTGCGTCGACGCCTTCGCGTACACCGACTTCCACGAGGACCTGAAGAAGTTCGACATCCCGCTGCTGGTCGTCCACGGCGACGACGACCAGGTCGTCCCGATCGACGCCACCGGCCGCAAGACCGCCAAGCTCGTCCCCGGCGCCGTCCTCAAGGTCTACGAGGGCGGCTCGCACGGCATCGCCGTCGTCCCCGGCGACAAGGAGCGCTTCAACCAGGACCTGCTCGACTTCCTCAAGACCTGA